A genome region from Pseudomonas anguilliseptica includes the following:
- a CDS encoding glyceraldehyde-3-phosphate dehydrogenase: MWKVLPVTQKPDQCLGEWIDREALAEAMIPMIGQLYRNNNVVTSIYGRGLINRSVIDILKAHRFARHRLTGDSELSVHDTFLVLKAMSELKLGAASVDLGKMVSKFKAEGQGRSIEQFVKDELVEVVGKQNSEAREGTDVVLYGFGRIGRLLARILIEKTGGGDGLRLRAIVVRKGASNDLVKRASLLRRDSVHGKFDGTITIDEENSTLTANGNLIQVIYAKSPAEVDYTQYGIKNALLVDNTGVWRDADGLGQHLACPGVDRVVLTAPGKGALKNIVHGINHGEITPDDKIISAASCTTNAIVPVLKAINDQYGIVNGHVETVHSYTNDQNLIDNFHKGDRRGRSAPLNMVITETGAATAAAKALPVLKGKLTGNAIRVPTPNVSMAILNLNLEKATTREEINEYLRQMAMHSDLQKQIDFVQSQEVVSTDFVGSRHAGVVDAEATICNDNRVVLYVWYDNEFGYSCQVVRVMEDMAGVNPPAFPR; encoded by the coding sequence TTTGATCAACCGCTCGGTGATCGACATTCTCAAGGCCCACCGCTTCGCACGTCACCGCCTGACTGGCGACAGCGAATTGTCGGTGCACGATACCTTCCTAGTGCTCAAGGCCATGAGCGAGCTCAAGCTGGGCGCCGCCTCGGTGGACCTGGGCAAGATGGTCAGCAAGTTCAAGGCCGAAGGCCAGGGCCGCAGCATCGAGCAGTTCGTCAAGGATGAACTGGTTGAAGTGGTTGGCAAGCAGAACAGTGAAGCCCGAGAAGGCACCGACGTGGTGCTGTATGGCTTCGGTCGTATCGGTCGTCTGCTGGCACGCATCCTGATCGAGAAAACCGGTGGCGGTGACGGCCTGCGTCTGCGCGCGATTGTTGTGCGCAAGGGGGCGAGCAATGACCTGGTCAAGCGCGCCAGCCTGCTGCGCCGCGACTCGGTGCATGGCAAGTTCGATGGCACCATCACCATCGACGAAGAAAACAGCACCCTGACTGCCAACGGCAACCTGATTCAGGTGATCTACGCCAAATCGCCGGCCGAGGTGGATTACACCCAGTACGGCATCAAGAACGCGCTGCTGGTGGACAACACCGGTGTATGGCGTGACGCCGACGGCCTGGGTCAGCACCTGGCTTGCCCGGGCGTTGATCGCGTGGTCCTCACTGCACCTGGCAAGGGTGCGCTGAAGAACATCGTGCACGGCATCAACCACGGTGAGATCACCCCGGATGACAAGATCATCTCGGCTGCGTCCTGCACCACCAACGCCATCGTGCCGGTGCTCAAGGCGATCAATGACCAGTACGGCATCGTTAACGGTCACGTCGAAACCGTTCACTCGTACACCAACGACCAGAACCTGATCGACAACTTCCACAAAGGCGACCGCCGTGGCCGCAGCGCCCCGCTGAACATGGTGATCACCGAAACCGGTGCTGCCACTGCTGCTGCCAAGGCACTGCCAGTGCTGAAGGGTAAGCTGACCGGCAACGCTATTCGCGTACCAACGCCGAACGTGTCGATGGCCATTCTCAACCTCAATCTTGAGAAAGCCACCACCCGTGAAGAGATCAACGAGTACTTGCGCCAGATGGCCATGCACTCGGATCTGCAGAAGCAGATCGACTTCGTGCAGTCGCAGGAAGTGGTGTCCACTGACTTCGTTGGCTCGCGCCATGCCGGTGTGGTCGATGCTGAAGCCACCATCTGCAACGACAACCGCGTTGTGCTGTACGTGTGGTACGACAACGAGTTCGGTTACAGCTGCCAGGTGGTTCGCGTGATGGAAGACATGGCCGGGGTCAACCCACCAGCCTTCCCGCGCTAA
- a CDS encoding chalcone isomerase family protein, producing MRLLFALTTLLLLSSESFANNRERLQEANFAATHQLEQSSLERKNQSVLTYLWADVYAAAFYAPTEASASQAVSKPLTQRLELYYFRNIDSQDVIKAAWVTLERQHDAATLQRLRPEVDALHATFRDIRPGDRYALNFNQDSGLTLEVNGKVAYTSQNPALAKAYLGIWLSPNGLSDKLRTSLLAD from the coding sequence ATGCGCCTGCTATTCGCGCTCACCACCCTACTGTTGCTGAGCAGCGAGTCATTCGCCAACAACCGCGAACGCCTGCAAGAAGCCAACTTCGCCGCCACTCACCAGCTCGAACAGAGCAGCCTGGAACGCAAGAACCAGAGTGTGCTGACCTACCTGTGGGCCGATGTCTACGCCGCTGCCTTCTATGCTCCAACCGAGGCCAGCGCCAGCCAGGCAGTCAGCAAGCCGCTCACACAGCGCCTGGAGCTCTACTACTTCCGCAATATCGACAGCCAAGACGTGATCAAGGCAGCCTGGGTCACGCTCGAACGCCAGCACGATGCCGCCACACTGCAGCGCCTGCGGCCCGAGGTAGATGCCCTGCATGCCACGTTCAGGGATATTCGTCCAGGCGACCGTTACGCCCTGAACTTCAACCAAGATAGCGGCCTGACCCTGGAAGTGAACGGCAAAGTCGCCTACACCAGTCAGAACCCGGCACTAGCCAAGGCCTACCTGGGCATCTGGCTCTCGCCCAACGGCCTGTCGGATAAGTTGCGCACCAGCCTGCTGGCCGATTAA